The Paenibacillus spongiae nucleotide sequence GTTAGGGGATGTTGTAACAATGAATCAACATCCGGTACTGCCCCTTGCGATGCAGCACGCGGAAAGACGGAGGCTCTATCCCGTGAATGAAGTGAAATTGCAGTAGGATTCACGGATAGACAGACATTTCAAGGCACGTATGCTATAATGATGCGATACAATACGATTATTTGAGAAGGACGGGATCACGCACAATGATTAGTACAAGCGGCGTGACGCTTCGTTACGGGAAGCGCGCGTTATTTGAAGATGTGAATATTAAATTTACGCCGGGTAACTGCTACGGCCTCATTGGGGCAAACGGTGCAGGCAAATCGACGTTTCTGAAGATATTATCCGGTGAAGTGGAGCAAACGAACGGCGAAGTACACATTACGCCGGGCGAACGGCTCGCGGTATTGAAGCAGAACCACTATGAATATGATGAGTTTCAAGTGCTAGAAACGGTTATTATGGGTCACAAGAAGCTGTATGACGTCATGAAGGAGAAGGACGCGATCTATGCCAAAACGGAATTCACCGACGAGGACGGCATGCGCGCGGGTGAATTAGAGGCGGAATTCGCCGATATGAATGGCTGGGAAGCCGAGTCCGAAGCAGCGGGTATGCTGAACGGTCTGGGCATTCCTCCCGAACTGCACGATAAGAAGATGAATGAGCTTTCGGGTAACGAGAAGGTGCGTGTCCTTTTGGCGCAAGCGTTATTCGGCAATCCTCATATCCTGCTGCTTGACGAGCCTACTAACCACCTCGACATGCAGTCGATTGAGTGGCTGGAGAACTTCCTTGCCGGCTATGAAGGTACCGTTATTGTCGTATCTCATGACCGGCACTTCCTGAACCAGGTATGTACGCATATCGCGGACATCGACTTTGGCAAAATCCAGATGTATGTGGGTAACTATGACTTCTGGTATGAGTCCAGCCAATTGGCGCTTACGCTAATGCGTGACCAGAACAAGAAGAAGGAAGACAAGATTAAAGAGCTCCAAGCATTTATTCAACGCTTCAGCGCGAACAAGTCGAAAGCCAAGCAAGCGACGTCCCGTAAAAAGCTGTTGGATAAAATCTCGCTGGACGATATTCGTCCATCGAACCGCAAATATCCGTTCATCCATTTCAAACCGGAACGCGAAGCGGGCAAGCAGCTGCTGCTGATTGAAGGGCTGACGAAGTCGCTGGAAGGCGACAAGCTCATCGATAATCTGACGCTGACCATCAACAAAGGCGACAAAATTGCGCTCGTTGGTCCGAATACACTGCCTAAGACATTGTTGTTCCAGCTGCTCACGGGCGAGGTTGAAGGGGATAGCGGAACATACCAGTGGGGCATTACGACGACTCAGGCGTATT carries:
- a CDS encoding ABC-F family ATP-binding cassette domain-containing protein; this encodes MISTSGVTLRYGKRALFEDVNIKFTPGNCYGLIGANGAGKSTFLKILSGEVEQTNGEVHITPGERLAVLKQNHYEYDEFQVLETVIMGHKKLYDVMKEKDAIYAKTEFTDEDGMRAGELEAEFADMNGWEAESEAAGMLNGLGIPPELHDKKMNELSGNEKVRVLLAQALFGNPHILLLDEPTNHLDMQSIEWLENFLAGYEGTVIVVSHDRHFLNQVCTHIADIDFGKIQMYVGNYDFWYESSQLALTLMRDQNKKKEDKIKELQAFIQRFSANKSKAKQATSRKKLLDKISLDDIRPSNRKYPFIHFKPEREAGKQLLLIEGLTKSLEGDKLIDNLTLTINKGDKIALVGPNTLPKTLLFQLLTGEVEGDSGTYQWGITTTQAYFPKDNSAYFDGVELNLVDWLRQYSKDQDESFIRGFLGRMLFSGDEALKKASVLSGGEKVRCMLSKMMLSGSNVLLMDEPTNHLDLESITALNNGLIDFDGTLIFTSHDHQFVQTIANRIVEITPNGIIDRIMTYDEYLESPEVKGLRERMYPAE